The Paraburkholderia largidicola DNA segment GATGCCGTTGGCGAAGTCCGGCGGTTTGGGCGATATGGTGAGTGCGTACGCCGCCGCGTTGCGCGACGCGGGCGTCGATTCGACCATTCTGTTGCCTGCGTACCCCGCGGCGCTCGAACGCGCGGTGGGCGTGACGCCCATCTGCCGCATCAGCGGCTTGCCGGGCGGCGACGCGCGGCTGTTGCGCGCGCATATGCCCGATACGGGCGTGCCTGTCCTGCTTCTGCAGATGGATCATCTGTTCAAGCGCGACAACCTCTATCAGGACGAACAGGGCCGCGACTATCTCGACAACGCGATCCGCTTCGCGTCGCTTGCGGCAGCGGCGACGCGCATTGCGCGTGGCGTGCGCGGCGTGCAGAAGCCCGACATCGTGCATGCGCACGACTGGCACACCGGCCTCACACCGCTTTTGATGAAGGTCGCGGGTGTCACGGCGAAAAGCGTGTTCACCGTGCACAACCTCGCGTTCCAGGGCAACTATCCGCTTGCATTGGGCAGCTGGATGGGCGTGCCGCCCGAACTGCTCGCGCCCGCGTTGACGGACCCGCGCAGTATCGAGTTCTATGGCGCACTCAGCATGATGAAAGCGGGCATCGTGCACGCAGATCAGGTCGTCACCGTCAGCGAGAACTACGCGCGCGAAATCCTCACGCCGCATTTCGGCCATCTGATGGAAGGCGTGCTGCAGGCGTGCTCGCACAAGCTGTCGGGCATCACGAATGGAATCGACAGCGCGACATGGAATCCCGCCACCGACCCGCTGATCGCCCGCGCCTATTCCGCCGACGACGTGCGCGGCAAGCAGGCCTGCAAGCGCGATCTGCAGCAGACCTTCGGCCTGAGCGTCGATCCTTTCGCGCCGCTGGTTGCCATCGGCAGCCGTCTTACGTCGCAAAAGCTGGCCGACGTCGTCGTCGAAGCGCTGCCTTTGCTGCTCGCGCGCGATCCGCGGCTACAGGTGGCGATACTCGGCAAGGGAGACGCGTATCTGGAAGCGGCAGTGCGGGATCTCGCCGCCGCCTGGCCGCAGCGCGTCGGCGTGCACATCGGCTATGACGAACGGCGCGCGCACATGCTGCACGCAGGCGCCGATGTGTTGCTGCATGGCAGCCGCTTCGAGCCATGCGGCCTCACACAGCTCTATGCGCTGCGCTACGGCACGATTCCCGTCGCGTCGCGCGTCGGCGGGCTGCGCGACACGATTGTCGATTACACGCCCGAGCGTTCGCCTGAACTCGGTTTGCCTGAAGACGGCGCAACGGGCTTTCTGTTCGACGGCGAGACGCCCGATGACGTCGCCGCGGCATTGCAGCGCGCGCTCGACGCGTTCATGCGCCCTTCGTCGTGGCATGCGTTGCAGCGCAATGCGATGCGATGCGATTTCAGCTGGCGCAAGCCGGTGCAGGCGTATCTGAGGCTCTATGCGATGTTGACGGATGCACGCCCGGCGCAACCGCGTGTCGATGTCGAACGCGTTGCAGCGGCATCGGCGCAACGTCGCGCGAATACGAGCGGCGCAGCGAATGCGAAGACTGCGTGGAGCAATGGCGCAACGTCGTCGCAGGAGACGGTGGCGCGAAGCGCGTGAGGCCGACGCAACAGCGTCTATAAGGGCTATACAAATAGCAACGGACCTCTTCTCGCGAAGAGGTCCGTTTTTCTTTTAGTACTACCACTACCTCTCAGGTCCGCCACTACGCCTGCAAACCGGGGCCTTCAAAATACGCTCATTCCGTCAACCGCTCTTCGAGCCGCTGGAAGATCCGCTTCGTCTCGCCCTTCGCATGCAACGAGAACAGCAAGAGCGAACGGCCCGTCACCTGATACACGTCACCCGATTCGAAATCGGGCAACTCGTCGCGCTCCGGCGCATTCGTGTCGATCATGCAACTCCACTGATCGCTGCCCGGTATCTCCGGCAACATGAAGTCGACGACGTCGTGATACGCGTTGATGACGAGCAATAGCGTCGCATCGGAGGCCGGACGCCGGATGCCGCTCGCCTGCGCGCGCCCGTCGATCACAAGGCCGAAGCAGCGCATCGCCGAATCGTCCCATTGCTCGTCCGTCAGCACGGCGCCGACGGGACTCAGCCACTTTACATCCGTCACGCCGATGTCCTCGCGCATTTCGCCAGTGAGAAAGCGATTGCGCCTCAGGACGGGTAACGCGTGGCGCAGCGTCGTCAGCTTGCGCACGAACTCGGTGAGCGCGCGGCCGTTGTCGTCGATGCCCGCCCAGTCGATCCAGCTCACCTCGTTGTCCTGGCAATACGCGTTGTTATTGCCCTTCTGCGTGCGGCCGAATTCATCGCCGGCAAGCACCATCGGCGTGCCTTGCGAAAACAGCAGCGTCGCGAGCATGTTGCGTTTCTGGCGCTCGCGCAATGCGATGATTTCGGGGTCGTCGGACGG contains these protein-coding regions:
- the glgA gene encoding glycogen synthase GlgA produces the protein MTLNVLLVASEAMPLAKSGGLGDMVSAYAAALRDAGVDSTILLPAYPAALERAVGVTPICRISGLPGGDARLLRAHMPDTGVPVLLLQMDHLFKRDNLYQDEQGRDYLDNAIRFASLAAAATRIARGVRGVQKPDIVHAHDWHTGLTPLLMKVAGVTAKSVFTVHNLAFQGNYPLALGSWMGVPPELLAPALTDPRSIEFYGALSMMKAGIVHADQVVTVSENYAREILTPHFGHLMEGVLQACSHKLSGITNGIDSATWNPATDPLIARAYSADDVRGKQACKRDLQQTFGLSVDPFAPLVAIGSRLTSQKLADVVVEALPLLLARDPRLQVAILGKGDAYLEAAVRDLAAAWPQRVGVHIGYDERRAHMLHAGADVLLHGSRFEPCGLTQLYALRYGTIPVASRVGGLRDTIVDYTPERSPELGLPEDGATGFLFDGETPDDVAAALQRALDAFMRPSSWHALQRNAMRCDFSWRKPVQAYLRLYAMLTDARPAQPRVDVERVAAASAQRRANTSGAANAKTAWSNGATSSQETVARSA